From the Oncorhynchus nerka isolate Pitt River linkage group LG28, Oner_Uvic_2.0, whole genome shotgun sequence genome, one window contains:
- the LOC115112900 gene encoding myocardin-related transcription factor B-like — translation MEPQGLFGAEGDCGMLGLLVPSPQSEAFTHELEKLSLQPSNNLHPLNERKNVLQLRLQQRRTREQLVDQGIMPPLKSPAAFHEQIRSLERARTENFLKHKIRSRPERSELVRMHILKETGAEPSLQATQMKLKRARLADDLNEKLAQRPGPMELVEKNILPVEPSIKEAIIVNYPKALDACGFEEDSGDAPSPEQPASHESQAAAPSPGESRALETPCPPPLPTITNNHTILQPFPVVTQATADFLKALSTNEPPVSRPAPAPQPITTVASQKPGPTLVKQSQPRQPGERNHSKKGKEPKPRIKKLKYHQYVPQDQKQEASEAPMDSSYAKILHQQQLFLQLQILHQQQQHYNYHTILPAPLKPVAEGQSRAVNGLPTSIVVSLPPAVTVPPPTPVRPNSLSNRKPGHLPPNLEDMKVAELKLELKWRSLPVSGTKTDLIERLRPYQESTSTPALTPGPNTLPSSVPTEVSSSPALFLAAHQLAPESMSSTPPVSPIPTYLSTFRDNRGVSDLFCDPQRVSLGRAGVGMSPLRPGVPEENDPRLHEKERQIKELMRKLEQEQRLVEELKMQLEVEKTQLLQGPSTDPVPMIQISNKVKLEDRVLPNCSAMVTANMALQTHPHSLSTVVKLEDVLCNSQPPHQPYLTPTLPQFFISHQGAVSQVVGQPGTQTLLAAQDSTTQILLPVLQATISNQAPGLIQASVPQVHTTKMETRQASTQQQIQNHNHMLQTFTACNGPGSGMVENQTGPDMHPQCFLRSSPDNRLSPRGASPNPILSNGPVNKSPSPSPSQPSFILQPSSLVTQPPMTREPPRYEDAVIQTRNLKQANNLTQVSTANSQQMDDLFDILIQSGEITPFIQQPDLLSLSTKTVPVTANITTLPVNTALSRPPPQIQVAPPPISPVDPLHLPSLASMTSDKLLEAFLEGTLNDLSPTTDPRTLGLIEDLQSQLLDQPYSPMDTSELSFCDSMSPPSSLNMGMSDTALDNMEWLDLTMPPGPAGGLTPLGIPSDFLDTHDLQLHWD, via the exons ATGGAGCCCCAGGGGCTGTTCGGAGCAGAGGGGGATTGTGGGATGTTGGGTCTGCTGGTGCCCAGTCCCCAGAGTGAGGCGTTTACCCATGAGCTGGAGAAGCTGTCCCTACAGCCCAGTAACAACCTACACCCCCTCAATGAACGCAAGAACG TCCTTCAGCTGAGGCTACAGCAGAGACGTACCCGTGAGCAGCTGGTAGACCAGGGCATAATGCCAC CTCTAAAGAGCCCAGCAGCATTCCATGAGCAGATACGTAGCCTGGAGAGAGCCCGG ACTGAGAACTTCCTGAAGCACAAGATTCGCAGCCGACCAGAGAGATCTGAGCTGGTCAGAATGCACATCCTCAAGGAGACTGGGGCAGAGCCCTCCTTGCAGGCCACCCAGATGAAGCTGAAGAGGGCCAGGCTGGCTGACGACCTGAATGAGAAGCTGGCTCAGCGCCCCGGTCCCATGGAACTGGTAGAAAAGAACATTCTGCCTGTAGAACCCAGCATCAAGGAGGCCATCattg TAAACTACCCCAAAGCACTGGACGCCTGCGGGTTTGAGGAGGACAGCGGGGATGCCCCGTCTCCAGAGCAGCCGGCCAGCCACGAGTCCCAGGCCGCCGCACCCTCCCCTGGGGAATCCCGGGCCCTGGAGACCCCCTGTCCACCACCGCTGCCCACCATAACCAACAACCATACCATCCTACAG CCCTTCCCTGTTGTCACCCAGGCAACAGCAGACTTCCTCAAAGCTCTCTCCACCAATGAGCCACCAGTTAGTCGCCCAGCTCCCGCACCTCAGCCAATCACCACTGTTGCTTCTCAAAAGCCAGGGCCCACCCTAGTGAAA CAGAGCCAGCCCAGGCAGCCCGGGGAGAGGAATCACAGTAAGAAGGGCAAGGAGCCCAAGCCCCGGATCAAGAAGTTAAAGTACCACCAGTACGTCCCCCAGGACCAGAAACAGGAGGCCAGCGAAGCCCCCATGGACTCATCCTACGCCAAGATCCTCCACCAGCAGCAGCTCTTCCTCCAGCTGCAGATCctccaccagcagcagcagcactataACTACCACACCATCCTCCCAGCACCCTTAAA gCCTGTAGCTGAGGGTCAGAGCAGGGCTGTGAACGGTCTGCCAACCTCTATAGTGGTGTCCCTGCCGCCTGCCGTCACTGTCCCGCCTCCCACCCCTGTCCGCCCAAACAGCCTATCCAACCGCAAGCCTGGCCACCTGCCCCCCAACCTGGAGGACATGAAGGTGGCCGAGTTGAAACTGGAGCTGAAGTGGCGAAGCCTCCCTGTGTCAGGGACCAAGACTGATCTCATTGAGAGGCTGAGGCCTTACCAGGAGAGCACCAGCACCCCAGCTCTGACCCCCGGCCCGAACACCCTTCCATCCTCAGTCCCCACGGAGGTTAGCTCATCCCCCGCACTTTTCCTAGCTGCCCATCAGTTGGCACCAGAGAGCATGAGCTCCACACCCCCAGTATCCCCAATCCCCACATACCTCTCCACCTTTAGAGACAACAGAGGGGTGTCCGATCTATTTTGCGACCCCCAGAGGGTTAGTCTCGGTCGTGCAGGCGTGGGGATGTCCCCCCTGAGGCCGGGTGTCCCGGAGGAGAATGACCCGCGGCTCCATGAGAAGGAGCGTCAGATCAAGGAGCTGATGAGGAAGCTGGAGCAGGAGCAGAGGCTAGTGGAGGAGCTGAAGATGCAGCTGGAGGTGGAGAAGACCCAGCTTCTACAGGGACCCTCTACAGACCCTGTCCCCATGATCCAGATCTCCAACAAGGTCAAACTGGAAGACAGGGTCCTCCCTAACTGCTCAGCCATGGTTACTGCAAACATGGCTCTACAGActcaccctcactctctttcCACTGTGGTGAAGCTGGAGGATGTGCTCTGCAACTCCCAGCCCCCGCACCAGCCCTACCTCACCCCCACCCTGCCCCAGTTCTTTATCAGCCACCAGGGGGCAGTGTCCCAGGTTGTAGGTCAGCCTGGCACCCAGACCCTGCTTGCAGCCCAGGATAGCACTACTCAGATCCTCCTGCCTGTCCTCCAGGCTACGATATCAAATCAAGCCCCAGGCCTGATCCAGGCCTCAGTGCCCCAGGTACACACCACCAAGATGGAGACTCGGCAAGCCTCAACTCAACAGCAGATACAAAATCATAACCACATGCTGCAG ACTTTCACAGCGTGCAACGGCCCTGGCTCTGGGATGGTGGAGAACCAGACAGGGCCTGACATGCATCCTCAGTGTTTCCTGAGAAGCTCCCCAGATAACAGGCTCTCTCCCCGGGGGGCTTCACCCAACCCCATCCTCTCCAATGGGCCTGTCAACAAG tCCCCCTCTCCGTCTCCATCCCAGCCCAGCTTCATCCTCCAACCCTCCTCCCTCGTGACCCAGCCCCCCATGACAAGGGAGCCCCCTCGCTACGAGGATGCAGTCATACAGACACGCAACCTGAAGCAGGCCAACAACCTcacacag GTTTCCACGGCAAATAGCCAGCAGATGGACGACCTATTTGACATCCTGATTCAGAGTGGAG AGATCACTCCTTTCATCCAGCAGCCGGACCTTCTGTCTCTCAGCACCAAGACTGTTCCTGTCACAGCCAACATCACTACCCTCCCTGTCAACACCGCCCTGTCCAGGCCTCCTCCACAGATCCAGGTTGCTCCCCCTCCCATCTCGCCCGTCGACCCCCTCCATCTCCCAAGCCTGGCCTCCATGACCTCAGACAAGCTGTTGGAGGCCTTCCTTGAGGGAACCCTGAACGATCTGTCCCCAACCACGGACCCCCGCACCCTGGGTCTGATCGAGGATCTGCAGTCCCAGCTtctggatcaaccctactccccCATGGACACCTCGGAGCTGTCCTTCTGCGACTCCatgtctcccccctcctccctcaatATGGGCATGTCTGACACAGCCCTGGACAACATGGAGTGGCTGGACCTAACCATGCCGCCCGGCCCCGCGGGGGGGCTTACGCCACTGGGGATTCCTTCAGACTTCCTGGATACACACGACCTGCAGCTGCATTGGGACTGA